A single region of the Blattabacterium cuenoti genome encodes:
- the aspS gene encoding aspartate--tRNA ligase gives MYRTHNCGELCKKDIGKEVILSGWIQKIRNLGSLFFIDIRDYFGITQLIFPKERVNISLGKEFLIKVIGKVVERLSKNYNIYTGEIEILVSHLEILNYSSPIPFSIENKTDGNEEIRMRYRYLDLRRNPIKNNLILRHDIALETRNFLSKNGFLEIETPILINETPEGARSFVVPSRTHVGKFYALSQSPQLFKQLLMIGGIDKYFQIVKCFRDEDARSDRQIEFTQIDCEMSFVEVNDVLIFFEHFVKHLFKKMKNIQLDPFPCISYYDAIKMYGTDSPDIRFDMSFIELNDLVQKKNINFLKEQELVIGIKVTKCNNIHDKINFFLKKIKNKNFLWIQYLLDKTFLYSKQNFMNKEFLKILVKRFQAKPGDLLFISFGKKRKTREILGKIRLEIAHYLNLINYKIFKPLWIIDLPLFEWEEKFKRYKAVHHPFTSPKEEDIHLLEKSPEHIRSKSYDLIINGIEIGGGSIRIHNKNIQNIIFKHLGLSTKEIESKFGFFIKAFEYGTPPHGGIAFGLDRFMNLLEGNDNIKNFIAFPKNNYGQDMMINAPSFLKDEKLKELHLR, from the coding sequence ATGTATAGAACACATAATTGCGGTGAATTGTGTAAAAAGGATATTGGAAAAGAAGTCATATTATCTGGATGGATTCAAAAAATAAGAAACTTAGGATCACTATTTTTTATAGATATTCGAGATTATTTTGGAATTACACAACTTATTTTTCCAAAAGAAAGGGTAAATATTTCCTTAGGTAAGGAATTTTTAATTAAAGTTATAGGGAAAGTAGTAGAAAGATTATCTAAAAATTACAATATTTATACAGGAGAAATAGAAATTTTAGTTTCTCATCTAGAAATATTAAATTATTCTTCCCCTATTCCTTTTTCTATAGAAAATAAAACAGATGGAAATGAGGAAATTAGAATGAGATATAGATATCTTGATTTAAGAAGAAATCCTATTAAAAATAATTTGATTCTTCGTCATGATATTGCTTTGGAAACACGAAATTTTCTTTCTAAGAATGGTTTTTTAGAAATCGAAACTCCTATATTGATAAATGAAACTCCAGAAGGGGCTAGAAGTTTTGTTGTTCCATCTAGAACACACGTTGGAAAATTTTATGCATTATCTCAATCTCCTCAACTATTTAAACAATTATTGATGATAGGTGGAATAGATAAATATTTTCAAATAGTAAAATGTTTTAGGGATGAAGATGCTCGTTCTGATAGACAAATAGAATTTACACAAATAGATTGTGAAATGTCTTTTGTAGAAGTGAATGACGTCTTAATTTTTTTTGAACATTTTGTAAAACATTTATTTAAAAAAATGAAGAATATTCAATTAGATCCTTTTCCTTGTATTTCCTATTATGATGCCATTAAAATGTATGGGACAGATAGTCCTGATATTCGTTTCGACATGTCATTTATAGAATTGAATGATTTAGTTCAAAAAAAAAATATCAATTTTTTAAAGGAGCAAGAATTGGTAATAGGGATAAAAGTAACAAAATGTAATAATATTCATGATAAAATTAATTTTTTTTTAAAAAAAATAAAGAATAAAAATTTTTTATGGATTCAATATTTACTGGATAAAACTTTTCTTTATTCTAAACAAAATTTTATGAATAAGGAATTTTTAAAAATTCTTGTAAAACGTTTTCAAGCTAAACCTGGTGATTTATTATTTATTTCTTTCGGAAAAAAAAGAAAAACAAGAGAAATACTTGGAAAAATACGTTTAGAAATAGCTCATTATTTAAATTTAATCAATTATAAAATTTTTAAACCCTTATGGATTATAGATTTACCTCTTTTTGAATGGGAAGAAAAATTTAAAAGGTATAAGGCTGTACATCATCCATTTACTAGTCCAAAAGAAGAAGATATTCATTTATTGGAAAAATCTCCAGAACATATTCGTTCTAAATCTTACGATTTAATTATAAATGGAATAGAAATTGGAGGTGGATCTATACGCATTCATAATAAAAATATACAAAATATAATTTTTAAACATTTAGGACTTTCTACAAAAGAAATAGAATCTAAATTCGGATTTTTTATCAAAGCTTTTGAATATGGTACTCCACCTCATGGAGGAATAGCTTTTGGTTTAGATAGATTTATGAATCTTTTGGAAGGAAATGATAATATAAAAAATTTCATAGCTTTTCCAAAAAATAATTATGGACAAGACATGATGATAAATGCCCCATCTTTTTTAAAAGATGAAAAATTAAAAGAATTACATTTGCGTTAA
- the mreC gene encoding rod shape-determining protein MreC, whose protein sequence is MREFLNFFLKWRFFIFFILLEYIAIFLSFSNSKFNQYIYAGSSNFMIGKIYETIYKFRSYFLLEIENKKLLNENNKLRNALISSKIKKIYKDFKEEDVNYLQQYTFTPVQIINNSIYEQENYLTINKGSIDGIRPDMGIILSDGIAGIIIKTSPHFSIAISILNPKIKVNARLKKNKYFGTLSWDGLDHEYVVLYDIPRHSTIHKGDIVETDGKSATFPEGILIGKVSSYKFDEEHANYIIKVKLMANFSTIENAYVVKNLFKKEWNDVQLYKVENK, encoded by the coding sequence ATGCGTGAGTTTCTTAATTTTTTTTTAAAATGGCGTTTTTTTATTTTCTTTATTTTATTAGAATATATCGCTATTTTTCTTTCTTTTTCCAATTCAAAATTTAACCAATATATTTATGCAGGATCTTCCAATTTTATGATTGGAAAAATTTATGAAACTATTTATAAATTTCGTAGTTATTTTTTATTAGAAATTGAAAATAAAAAACTTTTAAATGAGAATAATAAACTACGTAATGCACTCATTTCTTCTAAAATAAAAAAAATTTATAAAGATTTTAAAGAAGAAGATGTAAACTATTTACAACAGTACACTTTTACTCCGGTACAAATTATAAATAATAGCATTTATGAACAAGAAAATTATTTAACTATAAATAAAGGAAGTATAGACGGAATTAGACCTGATATGGGAATTATATTATCCGATGGAATTGCAGGAATTATTATTAAAACTTCTCCACATTTTAGCATAGCCATTTCTATTTTAAATCCTAAAATTAAAGTAAATGCTAGATTAAAAAAAAATAAATATTTCGGAACTCTAAGTTGGGATGGATTGGATCATGAATATGTCGTTTTGTATGATATACCTAGACATTCCACTATACATAAAGGAGATATAGTGGAAACAGATGGGAAATCGGCTACTTTTCCTGAAGGAATTCTAATTGGAAAAGTCTCTTCTTATAAATTTGATGAGGAACATGCTAATTATATCATAAAAGTAAAATTAATGGCTAATTTTTCTACTATAGAAAACGCTTATGTTGTAAAAAATTTATTCAAAAAAGAATGGAATGATGTTCAACTTTATAAAGTTGAAAATAAATAA
- a CDS encoding inorganic diphosphatase, translating into MKINFDAFIEIPKGSRNKYEFDKKNNRMRLDRVLYSPMSYPTDYGFIPKTLSMDGDPLDVLVFLTEPTIPGCLIKVKPIGIFFMIDEKGEDEKIICVPIADPNYNTINSIDEIALHTKKEIEHFFSVYKDLENKKVKIGNWKNQKEAIFVYKQSCLRYKNNLTQM; encoded by the coding sequence ATGAAAATAAATTTTGATGCATTTATTGAAATTCCAAAAGGAAGTAGAAATAAATATGAATTTGATAAAAAAAATAATAGAATGAGATTAGATAGAGTTTTATACTCTCCTATGAGCTATCCAACGGATTATGGTTTTATTCCAAAAACACTTTCTATGGATGGAGATCCATTAGATGTATTAGTATTTTTGACTGAACCTACAATTCCAGGTTGTTTAATAAAAGTAAAACCTATCGGTATTTTTTTTATGATAGATGAAAAAGGAGAAGATGAAAAAATTATTTGCGTTCCTATTGCTGATCCTAATTATAATACAATAAACAGTATTGATGAGATAGCATTACATACTAAAAAAGAGATTGAACATTTTTTTTCGGTCTATAAAGATCTAGAAAACAAAAAAGTTAAAATAGGAAATTGGAAAAATCAAAAAGAAGCTATTTTTGTATATAAACAATCTTGTTTACGATATAAAAATAATTTAACGCAAATGTAA
- the rodA gene encoding rod shape-determining protein RodA — protein sequence MIKRNKILLRNIDWLIVIIYIFMIFFGCMNLYSVSPEKAEKQFIWILLSFIFIFIVFSFKPIHYKYFTPFFFLLTLLLLIGVFFFGKNVNGSKSWYVFGFISFQPSELSKISTSLMIAHFMSHNNINNKKILLYTSIILIIPIFLIFLQPDPGSAIVFFSFILTLYREGLSIFFIFYFLFSIFLFILSLNISPCIIILFLLIIFIFIFFYKKSASFIDLFFYLFLFISFSIFSIFSPFFFQKFFKKHHKDRINIIFQNEFDKKYRDNVGYNLLYSKTAIGSGKFFGKGYQKGTVTKGKFVPEQHTDYIFCTVGEEWGFMGSVIFIIFYLLFISRIYFLSERQKNIFGRIFGYSVGNMIFTHLIINLGMVMGLFPTIGIVLPFFSYGGSSLWSFTILLFLFIRIDASDKISLI from the coding sequence TTGATAAAAAGAAATAAAATATTATTAAGAAATATAGACTGGTTAATTGTAATAATTTATATTTTTATGATTTTTTTTGGATGTATGAATTTGTATTCTGTTTCTCCTGAAAAAGCAGAAAAACAATTCATATGGATTTTATTAAGTTTTATTTTTATATTTATTGTTTTTTCGTTTAAACCAATTCACTACAAATATTTTACTCCTTTTTTCTTTTTATTAACGTTACTTCTTTTAATAGGTGTATTTTTTTTTGGTAAAAATGTGAATGGATCAAAATCTTGGTATGTTTTTGGTTTTATTAGTTTTCAACCTTCCGAATTATCAAAAATATCAACATCTTTGATGATCGCACATTTTATGAGTCATAATAATATAAATAATAAAAAAATATTATTATATACATCTATTATATTGATAATCCCTATTTTTTTAATATTTTTACAACCAGATCCAGGTTCTGCTATCGTATTTTTTTCTTTTATTTTAACTTTATATAGAGAAGGGTTATCTATTTTTTTTATATTTTACTTTTTATTTTCTATTTTTTTATTTATTCTTTCACTAAATATTTCCCCTTGTATTATCATATTGTTTTTGTTAATTATTTTCATTTTTATTTTTTTTTACAAAAAAAGTGCATCATTTATTGATTTATTTTTTTATCTATTTTTATTTATAAGTTTTTCTATTTTTTCTATTTTTTCTCCATTTTTTTTTCAAAAATTTTTTAAAAAACATCATAAAGATAGAATTAATATTATATTTCAGAATGAGTTTGATAAAAAATATAGAGATAATGTAGGATATAATCTATTATATTCAAAAACAGCTATTGGTTCTGGAAAATTTTTTGGAAAGGGATATCAAAAAGGAACTGTTACAAAAGGAAAATTTGTACCTGAACAGCATACCGATTATATTTTTTGTACTGTAGGAGAAGAATGGGGTTTTATGGGAAGTGTTATTTTTATTATATTTTATTTATTATTTATTAGTCGTATTTATTTTTTATCTGAAAGACAAAAAAATATTTTTGGAAGAATTTTCGGATATTCAGTTGGAAATATGATTTTTACTCATCTTATCATTAATTTAGGAATGGTTATGGGGCTTTTCCCAACAATAGGAATTGTTCTCCCTTTTTTCAGTTATGGAGGGTCATCTCTTTGGTCTTTCACTATTTTATTATTTTTATTTATCAGAATAGATGCATCAGATAAAATTAGTTTGATTTAA
- the mrdA gene encoding penicillin-binding protein 2: MKKLYKFYILLSFIGLIFIIRLFYIQIYTDKYILNAFNTSIKQEIIIPERGSIFDRNENLLVFNKSIYELIIIPILIDEHFNIIEFCNLVGIKKNTFFKNLEKAKAFSKYLPSVFLPFISKEKFAPIQEKLYKFKGFDWTKRSLRDYKVESSANVLGYIGEVTQKDIKKESNYYQMGDFIGWAGVEKSYEKILRGKKGVKYWLRNRKGCITGTYNNKKNNIKAISGNDISLTIDWNLQNYAEQLMYQKKGGIVVINPKNGEILSLVSSPINNPNLFVGINRSKEFKKLMKNTIDNPLFDRTTQARYPPASPFKLLTELAGLQMGVVDTNTTFICYKGFKYGKKRIHCHSGLHGFPIGIETAVAVSCNNYFAQVYKRVIEKYPKNLTKGVNEWSDIIKSFGFGNYLYNDLATGEKGVIPSGDYYNKKYGTTKWNAITIISNSIGQGEINVTPIQLANMVCAIANKGFFYTPHIVKRINHQPISNPNYTKAKFTKVKSKYFDFIINGMEKVFIIGTGKSFKSSEIRMAGKTGTAQNFIKIKNNKIVSLPDHSIFILFAPVENPKIAISVIIENGGFGSRWAGPIASLIAEKYIKNNVNRKNLEKKIMTSGLQKVYDTIAKMKKLTNYYTKNSIDKKK, translated from the coding sequence TTGAAAAAATTATATAAATTTTACATTTTGTTAAGTTTTATAGGTCTGATTTTTATAATAAGATTATTTTATATACAAATATATACGGATAAGTATATTCTTAACGCTTTTAATACTTCTATTAAACAAGAAATAATTATTCCTGAAAGAGGATCTATTTTTGATAGAAATGAAAATTTATTAGTTTTTAATAAATCTATTTATGAATTAATAATTATTCCAATTCTTATTGATGAACATTTTAATATTATAGAATTTTGTAATCTTGTAGGAATTAAAAAAAATACTTTTTTTAAAAATTTAGAAAAAGCAAAAGCTTTTTCTAAATATTTACCATCAGTTTTTCTTCCTTTTATATCAAAGGAAAAATTCGCTCCTATACAAGAAAAACTTTATAAGTTTAAAGGATTTGATTGGACTAAACGCTCTCTGAGAGATTATAAAGTTGAAAGTTCTGCTAATGTTTTAGGTTATATAGGAGAAGTTACCCAAAAAGATATTAAAAAAGAATCTAATTATTATCAAATGGGAGATTTTATAGGTTGGGCTGGAGTAGAAAAATCTTATGAAAAAATATTGAGAGGAAAAAAAGGAGTAAAATATTGGTTAAGAAATAGAAAAGGATGTATAACAGGTACTTATAATAATAAAAAAAATAATATAAAAGCTATCAGTGGAAATGACATTTCTTTAACGATCGACTGGAATTTACAAAATTACGCAGAACAGCTCATGTATCAAAAAAAAGGAGGAATAGTTGTTATAAATCCTAAAAATGGAGAGATTTTATCTTTAGTATCCAGTCCTATTAATAATCCTAATCTATTTGTAGGAATAAATAGATCTAAAGAATTTAAAAAATTAATGAAAAATACGATAGATAATCCTTTATTTGATAGAACTACACAAGCTCGTTATCCTCCAGCTTCTCCATTTAAATTACTAACAGAATTAGCAGGACTTCAAATGGGAGTAGTAGACACTAATACTACTTTTATATGTTACAAGGGGTTTAAATATGGAAAAAAAAGAATTCATTGCCATTCTGGTCTTCATGGATTTCCTATAGGTATAGAAACGGCTGTTGCTGTTTCTTGTAATAATTATTTTGCACAAGTTTATAAACGTGTTATTGAAAAATATCCTAAAAATTTGACAAAAGGAGTTAATGAATGGAGTGATATTATCAAAAGTTTTGGTTTTGGAAATTATTTGTATAATGATTTAGCTACTGGAGAAAAAGGAGTTATTCCTTCTGGAGATTATTATAATAAAAAATATGGTACAACAAAATGGAATGCTATTACTATTATTTCCAATAGTATTGGTCAAGGTGAGATTAATGTAACTCCTATACAATTAGCTAATATGGTTTGTGCTATAGCAAACAAAGGATTTTTCTATACTCCACATATTGTAAAACGTATAAATCATCAACCTATATCCAATCCAAATTATACTAAAGCTAAATTTACTAAAGTAAAAAGTAAATATTTTGATTTTATTATTAATGGAATGGAAAAAGTTTTTATAATTGGAACAGGAAAAAGTTTTAAATCATCTGAGATTAGAATGGCTGGAAAAACAGGAACAGCTCAAAATTTTATTAAAATTAAAAATAATAAAATAGTTTCCTTACCTGATCATTCTATTTTTATATTATTTGCTCCAGTAGAAAACCCTAAAATTGCTATTTCTGTTATAATAGAAAACGGGGGTTTTGGATCTCGTTGGGCTGGTCCAATCGCTAGTCTTATTGCAGAAAAATATATAAAAAATAATGTGAATAGAAAAAATCTTGAAAAAAAAATTATGACTTCAGGATTACAAAAAGTATACGATACTATAGCAAAAATGAAAAAATTAACTAATTATTATACAAAAAATTCTATTGATAAAAAGAAATAA
- a CDS encoding dihydrolipoamide acetyltransferase family protein produces the protein MSEYNLTLPAMGESIAEATIIRWLKEEGDFIKKEELLVEIATDKVDSEISSPVNGILKKKLFFPNEIAKVGSSIAILETEEKLKIFPIEEKNISIEKKEENNKRFYSPLVRNIANIEGINYYELDSIEGTGERGRVTKKDILKYIHIKKNKIVIPKYDNIFLSCNKNKNKKNEEVVEKMDRIRKLTAEHMMISKNISAHVTSFVEADVTNIIKWREKMKDSFQKKTGEKLTLMSVFVECVVKAIKDLPMINISVNGTNIIKKKNIHIGLATALPNGNLIVPVIKHADSYNLVGLIKIINDLIKRAKSNKLKPEETQGGTYTISNIGSFGNLFGTPIIHQPQVAIMAIGLIQKKLSIIETQNGDLIGIRHKIYLSHSYDHRVIDGVLGGGFAKKVALYLEEFNCYTKI, from the coding sequence ATGTCCGAGTATAATTTGACCCTTCCAGCCATGGGTGAAAGTATAGCTGAGGCTACTATCATTCGTTGGTTAAAAGAAGAGGGAGATTTTATAAAAAAAGAAGAACTTTTAGTAGAAATAGCTACGGATAAAGTAGATTCTGAAATTTCTTCCCCAGTAAATGGAATATTAAAAAAGAAATTATTTTTTCCTAATGAAATAGCTAAAGTAGGAAGCTCAATAGCTATTTTAGAAACGGAAGAAAAATTAAAAATATTTCCTATAGAGGAAAAAAATATTTCTATAGAAAAAAAAGAAGAAAATAATAAACGTTTTTATTCTCCTCTTGTCCGTAATATAGCTAATATAGAAGGAATTAATTACTATGAATTGGATTCAATAGAAGGAACTGGAGAAAGGGGACGTGTTACTAAAAAAGATATATTGAAATATATTCATATAAAAAAAAATAAAATTGTTATACCTAAATATGATAATATTTTTTTATCATGCAATAAAAATAAGAATAAAAAAAACGAAGAAGTTGTAGAAAAAATGGATAGAATCCGTAAACTAACTGCAGAACATATGATGATTAGCAAAAATATATCTGCGCATGTGACTTCTTTTGTTGAAGCGGATGTAACAAATATTATAAAATGGCGAGAAAAAATGAAAGATTCTTTTCAAAAAAAGACGGGAGAAAAATTGACTTTAATGTCCGTTTTTGTAGAATGCGTAGTAAAAGCGATAAAGGATCTTCCTATGATTAATATATCTGTTAATGGAACGAATATAATCAAAAAAAAAAATATTCATATAGGATTAGCGACAGCTTTACCAAATGGTAATTTAATTGTTCCTGTAATAAAACATGCAGATTCTTACAATTTAGTAGGATTAATAAAAATTATTAATGATTTAATAAAAAGAGCAAAATCTAATAAATTAAAACCTGAAGAAACTCAAGGAGGAACCTATACTATTAGCAATATAGGTAGTTTTGGAAATCTTTTTGGAACTCCTATTATACATCAACCACAAGTTGCTATTATGGCTATAGGGTTAATACAAAAAAAATTATCTATCATAGAAACTCAAAATGGAGACTTAATAGGCATAAGACACAAAATTTATTTATCCCACTCTTATGATCATCGTGTAATAGATGGAGTTTTAGGTGGAGGTTTCGCAAAAAAAGTAGCTTTATATTTAGAAGAATTTAACTGTTATACAAAAATATAA
- the lnt gene encoding apolipoprotein N-acyltransferase has product MIQKNKIQFFLYSIFSGILLVFGWPTSGNPIFLFIAFIPLLYIEDCLNHSFFYIFIFSFITFLTWNAISTSWLSYAKRTNGIFAIEAYLIPILINSFFMSTVFTCYSCIKKYTKSKKIGYVFLVCLWILFEKMHLEWELSWPWLNLGNGFSNHIEWIQWYEYTGTLGGSIWIWIVNIVFIESILEYKKNKNIVFFYKKIFFNIAQIFFLIFVSNIIYIKYECKKYEKYVDTLILQPNIDPYYQKYKISTNKLILKLKKLIDKKISKKSIIIIAPETTFPGNGNKISTKNISKNRIISVFIDYLKKKSPNTVFITGMELYTLYKKNNSKTTVPNNTKWVDIFNSVIQIGTNENIEYHHKSKLVPAVETFPYKKIFFPILGNILLNFGGTVMELGKQDYPSVFKHPYLGIKIAPIICYESVFGEYVSNFFKKNAELMVIITNDGWWGSSEGHKQHMFYARLRAIENRKYIARSANTGISCCINEKGEIISSIPYGIEGILYNRIYLNKKKTFYIKHGDFIAKISLLTTIIILLYTVIYKIYIIKKI; this is encoded by the coding sequence TTGATACAAAAAAACAAAATTCAATTTTTTTTATATAGTATTTTTTCAGGTATTTTATTGGTATTTGGTTGGCCTACGAGCGGGAATCCTATATTTTTATTTATAGCTTTTATTCCTTTATTATATATAGAAGATTGCTTAAATCATTCTTTTTTTTACATTTTTATTTTTTCTTTTATTACTTTTTTAACATGGAATGCTATTTCTACATCGTGGTTATCCTATGCAAAAAGAACTAATGGAATTTTTGCTATAGAAGCTTATTTAATTCCTATATTGATTAATTCTTTCTTTATGTCAACTGTTTTTACTTGTTATTCGTGTATAAAAAAATATACAAAAAGTAAAAAAATAGGGTACGTATTTTTAGTTTGTTTGTGGATTTTATTTGAAAAAATGCATTTAGAATGGGAATTATCTTGGCCATGGTTAAATTTAGGAAATGGTTTTTCTAATCATATAGAATGGATTCAATGGTATGAATATACTGGAACTTTAGGAGGATCTATATGGATATGGATCGTAAATATTGTATTTATAGAATCTATTTTAGAATATAAAAAAAATAAAAATATAGTTTTCTTTTATAAAAAAATTTTTTTTAATATAGCTCAAATTTTTTTTTTGATTTTTGTTTCAAATATTATATATATAAAATATGAATGTAAAAAATATGAAAAATATGTAGATACATTAATTTTACAACCTAATATTGATCCATATTATCAAAAATATAAAATTTCAACAAATAAACTAATTTTAAAATTAAAAAAATTAATAGATAAAAAAATATCTAAAAAATCCATCATAATAATAGCTCCTGAAACTACATTTCCCGGAAATGGAAATAAAATATCAACAAAAAATATAAGTAAAAATAGAATTATCTCTGTATTTATAGATTATTTAAAAAAAAAATCACCAAATACTGTATTTATTACAGGTATGGAGTTATATACATTGTATAAAAAAAATAATAGTAAAACTACTGTTCCTAACAATACAAAATGGGTAGATATTTTTAATTCAGTTATTCAAATAGGAACTAATGAAAATATAGAGTATCATCATAAATCTAAATTAGTCCCAGCAGTAGAAACTTTTCCTTATAAAAAAATTTTCTTTCCTATATTAGGAAATATTTTACTTAATTTTGGAGGAACTGTAATGGAACTTGGTAAACAAGATTATCCTTCTGTTTTTAAACATCCTTATTTAGGAATAAAAATAGCACCTATTATCTGTTATGAATCTGTATTTGGAGAATACGTTTCTAATTTTTTTAAAAAAAATGCTGAATTGATGGTTATTATTACCAATGATGGATGGTGGGGATCATCAGAGGGACATAAACAACATATGTTTTATGCACGTTTAAGAGCTATTGAAAATAGAAAATACATAGCTAGATCTGCCAATACAGGAATTTCTTGTTGTATAAACGAAAAAGGAGAAATAATATCTTCTATTCCATATGGAATAGAAGGAATTTTGTACAATAGAATATATCTCAATAAAAAGAAAACTTTTTATATCAAACATGGGGATTTTATTGCTAAAATAAGTTTGTTAACAACAATAATAATCTTATTATACACTGTAATATATAAGATATACATCATCAAAAAAATATAA
- a CDS encoding NAD(P)H-hydrate dehydratase gives MKILSLNQIRKVDQYCIDYESISSIELMERASKRCFDWIINSKCFQVLKEPFIILAGNGNNGGDGLSLAKMLYLYGAKVSVYVVNISNHCSNEFLINKNKILRYRIAFKTIDEGQEFPSLDNNSYLIDAIFGIGFNRSINKYWKFFFNYINEKKFKSVISIDIPSGLFIEKNHKNFEGIIKATHTLTFEVPKLPFFFPSYSDYVGKWRILNIGWKKHFFNKIHTKNFYIDNAYIHTIYKRKRKKFSHKGNYGHGIIIGGSYGMMGSVILSAKASFRAGIGKLSIYVPSCGYKIIQKSIPEAIVKTDINKYCIGNIMISTPTDINAIGIGMGIGEHPKTAYALESFLLKNKKIPMIIDADAINILSNNLYLLDLLPKETILTPHPKEFYRLCGAWKNDYQKLNILKKMSKKYKIFIVLKGSHTVISTPYGNLYFNSTGNPGMATAGSGDVLTGMIMSLLSQKYSPKEACIMGVYLHGLSGDIVSKKSSEESIISHDIINHIGTAYQKIKI, from the coding sequence ATGAAAATTCTTTCTTTAAATCAAATCAGAAAAGTAGATCAATACTGTATTGATTACGAATCTATTTCTTCTATAGAATTAATGGAAAGAGCATCTAAAAGGTGTTTTGATTGGATAATCAATAGTAAATGTTTTCAAGTTCTAAAAGAACCATTTATAATATTAGCAGGAAATGGAAATAATGGTGGAGATGGCCTTTCTTTAGCTAAAATGTTATATTTATACGGAGCAAAAGTTTCTGTATATGTAGTTAATATTTCTAATCACTGTTCAAATGAATTTTTAATAAATAAAAATAAAATATTAAGATATAGAATAGCATTTAAAACTATTGATGAAGGTCAAGAATTCCCATCTTTAGATAATAATAGTTATCTTATTGATGCTATTTTCGGAATAGGATTTAATCGTTCCATAAATAAATATTGGAAATTTTTTTTTAATTATATTAATGAAAAAAAATTTAAATCTGTGATATCTATAGACATTCCTTCTGGACTTTTTATAGAAAAAAATCATAAAAATTTTGAAGGAATAATAAAGGCTACTCATACTTTAACTTTTGAAGTTCCAAAATTACCTTTTTTTTTCCCTAGTTATTCCGATTATGTTGGAAAATGGCGTATTTTAAATATTGGATGGAAAAAACATTTTTTTAATAAAATACATACTAAAAATTTTTATATAGATAATGCATATATTCATACTATATATAAGAGAAAAAGAAAAAAATTTTCTCATAAAGGAAATTATGGACATGGAATTATTATAGGAGGAAGTTATGGAATGATGGGATCTGTTATACTTTCCGCAAAAGCAAGTTTTCGTGCTGGAATAGGAAAATTAAGTATATATGTACCATCTTGTGGATATAAAATTATACAAAAATCTATACCAGAAGCAATTGTAAAAACAGATATAAATAAATATTGTATTGGAAATATTATGATTTCTACTCCTACTGATATCAATGCAATAGGAATAGGTATGGGAATAGGAGAGCATCCAAAAACTGCATATGCTTTAGAATCTTTTTTATTAAAAAATAAAAAAATACCTATGATTATTGATGCAGATGCCATAAATATATTATCAAATAATCTATATTTATTGGATCTTCTTCCAAAAGAAACTATTCTTACTCCACATCCAAAAGAATTTTATAGATTATGTGGGGCATGGAAAAATGATTATCAAAAATTGAATATTTTAAAAAAAATGTCTAAAAAATATAAAATATTTATTGTATTAAAAGGTTCTCATACCGTAATTTCTACTCCTTATGGAAATTTATATTTTAATAGCACTGGAAATCCAGGAATGGCAACAGCTGGTAGTGGAGATGTTTTAACTGGTATGATTATGAGTTTATTATCTCAAAAATATTCTCCAAAAGAAGCATGTATTATGGGAGTTTATTTACATGGATTATCAGGAGATATAGTATCCAAAAAATCAAGCGAAGAATCGATCATTTCTCATGATATTATTAACCATATAGGAACAGCTTATCAGAAAATAAAAATTTAA